A genome region from Gardnerella vaginalis includes the following:
- a CDS encoding GtrA family protein, translating to MKKLIEQVVKFGIVGIIALIIDVALLNLLLLVHFNNVVAGTISFIISLIFNYIASMKYVFKHREDMARWMELLIFVISAVIGLLINDAIIWLSTLGMAQTLRGTAIYMLRTNIGKLIATVVVAVWNFVIRKWLLDDTKSQKPGYDAAKDNTFAHKLGEWSLSHTPKGWK from the coding sequence ATGAAAAAACTTATTGAACAGGTTGTTAAGTTTGGAATCGTAGGCATTATTGCGCTGATTATTGACGTAGCGTTGTTGAATCTGTTGCTTCTTGTACATTTTAATAACGTTGTTGCTGGAACAATATCTTTTATAATCTCTCTTATTTTTAACTACATTGCCAGCATGAAGTACGTGTTTAAACACCGCGAAGACATGGCTCGTTGGATGGAATTGCTGATTTTTGTTATTTCTGCAGTTATTGGTTTGCTTATCAACGATGCGATTATTTGGCTTAGCACGCTTGGAATGGCGCAAACTTTGCGTGGTACTGCGATTTACATGCTTCGCACAAACATTGGCAAGCTTATTGCAACAGTTGTTGTAGCTGTGTGGAATTTTGTTATTAGAAAATGGCTTTTAGATGATACAAAGTCGCAAAAACCTGGTTATGATGCCGCTAAGGACAATACTTTTGCGCATAAGTTGGGCGAGTGGTCGTTAAGTCACACTCCAAAAGGATGGAAGTAG
- the gltX gene encoding glutamate--tRNA ligase, giving the protein MEPMTDIEETQEVANNATKSTKPELPKNVRVRFCPSPTGTPHVGMVRTALFNWAEARHTHGKLLFRIEDTDNERDSEESYQQIIEALRWLNIDWDEGIDVGGDNGPYRQSQRMEIYKDVAQKLFDAGYAYESFSTPEEIKERNIAAGRPAEFGYDGYDRNLTEEQKQAFRDEGRKPALRLKMPNEDITFNDLIRGEITFKAGSVPDYVIVRPNGDPLYTLTNPVDDALMDVNVVLRGEDILSSTPRQIVLYRYLMEMGIAKETPLYGHMPYVMGEGKKKLSKRDPESNLFLHRDNGFIPEGLLNYLALLGWSIAPDRDVFTMEEMIEKFDVRDVKANPAHFDLDKAISINAEHIRMLDSQDFLNRSVPYLHKDGVVSADNWDALTDREREVLTAAASLVQPRVRLLGEVAGMVGSLLSEDGYIEPDDDARKQLKESAGAVLDAAISALNGVDASDWHTDSLHELLNKKLVEEAGYKPRLAFGPVRVALSGRRVSPPLFESMEIVGKDVTLARLAGLREHL; this is encoded by the coding sequence ATGGAACCTATGACTGATATCGAGGAAACTCAAGAAGTTGCTAATAATGCAACAAAATCCACAAAGCCTGAACTTCCAAAGAATGTTCGTGTGCGTTTTTGCCCTTCGCCAACTGGTACACCTCACGTTGGCATGGTTCGTACAGCGCTGTTTAACTGGGCGGAGGCTCGCCATACTCACGGCAAATTGCTGTTCCGCATTGAAGATACTGATAATGAGCGCGATAGTGAGGAAAGCTACCAGCAGATTATTGAGGCTCTTCGCTGGCTCAATATTGATTGGGATGAGGGTATTGACGTTGGCGGAGATAACGGGCCATACCGCCAGTCCCAGCGTATGGAAATTTATAAAGATGTAGCGCAAAAGCTTTTTGATGCAGGATACGCTTATGAGTCCTTCTCTACTCCTGAAGAAATTAAAGAGCGTAATATTGCAGCAGGTAGACCAGCTGAGTTTGGTTACGATGGCTACGATCGGAACCTTACTGAGGAACAGAAGCAAGCTTTCCGCGATGAAGGTCGTAAGCCTGCACTTCGCTTGAAGATGCCAAATGAAGACATTACTTTTAATGATTTAATTCGTGGCGAAATCACTTTTAAAGCTGGATCTGTTCCTGATTATGTGATTGTTCGCCCGAATGGCGATCCACTTTACACGCTTACGAACCCTGTTGACGATGCGTTAATGGATGTAAATGTGGTTTTGCGCGGTGAGGATATTCTTAGCTCCACACCTCGTCAGATTGTGCTTTACCGTTATCTTATGGAAATGGGTATTGCTAAGGAAACTCCGCTTTACGGACACATGCCTTACGTTATGGGCGAAGGTAAGAAGAAGCTTTCTAAGCGAGACCCTGAGTCCAACTTGTTCTTGCATAGGGATAATGGCTTTATTCCAGAAGGCTTGTTGAACTATTTGGCTTTGCTTGGCTGGTCGATCGCTCCTGATCGTGACGTGTTCACTATGGAAGAAATGATTGAAAAGTTTGATGTGCGAGACGTTAAGGCAAATCCTGCACACTTCGACTTAGACAAAGCAATTTCCATTAACGCTGAGCATATTCGCATGCTTGATTCGCAAGATTTCTTGAATCGTTCTGTGCCTTACTTGCATAAGGATGGCGTAGTAAGCGCGGACAATTGGGATGCGTTAACTGACCGCGAGCGTGAAGTGCTCACCGCTGCTGCTTCTCTTGTTCAGCCTCGCGTGCGCTTGCTTGGTGAGGTCGCTGGAATGGTTGGCAGTTTGTTAAGCGAAGATGGCTACATTGAGCCAGATGACGATGCGCGTAAACAGTTGAAGGAATCTGCAGGAGCTGTGCTTGACGCGGCTATCTCTGCTTTGAATGGCGTTGATGCTTCTGATTGGCATACTGATTCCTTGCACGAGCTTTTGAACAAGAAGCTTGTTGAGGAAGCTGGATACAAGCCGCGCTTGGCATTTGGTCCTGTGCGAGTTGCACTTTCTGGCCGTCGTGTTTCTCCGCCACTGTTTGAGTCCATGGAAATCGTGGGCAAAGACGTGACATTGGCGCGTTTGGCTGGATTGCGTGAGCATTTGTAA
- a CDS encoding histidine phosphatase family protein, producing MPATTIHFVRHGEVENPNHVLYERLPGFHLSNRGLKMARATAKYIATVPQMRGISAIYSSPLERTQETAQQIANALQISPIILDNRLIEAENNFRGKRIGYGEGALWKNNNWKLVSNLWKPSWGESYKSIAERVGDFACEQVKNHPGEQIVAVTHESPIWSYRHLLETGHAEHNMLLRKTALASITSITYDCENMNVLSITYVDPAARVQ from the coding sequence ATGCCAGCTACGACTATTCATTTTGTACGCCACGGAGAAGTAGAAAATCCAAATCACGTGCTTTACGAGAGGCTACCGGGATTCCACTTATCTAATCGCGGCTTAAAAATGGCTCGCGCTACAGCCAAATATATTGCGACTGTTCCGCAAATGCGCGGAATTAGTGCGATTTATTCGTCTCCTTTGGAGCGTACACAAGAAACGGCGCAACAAATCGCAAACGCTTTACAAATCAGCCCAATTATTTTAGACAATCGTCTAATCGAAGCGGAAAACAATTTTCGAGGAAAAAGAATCGGCTATGGCGAAGGCGCTTTGTGGAAAAACAACAATTGGAAGCTTGTATCTAACTTGTGGAAGCCGAGTTGGGGAGAATCTTACAAAAGTATTGCGGAGCGCGTTGGCGATTTTGCGTGCGAACAAGTGAAAAATCACCCAGGCGAACAAATCGTAGCTGTAACGCACGAATCGCCAATATGGTCTTATCGTCATTTGCTAGAAACGGGTCACGCGGAGCACAATATGCTTTTACGCAAAACGGCTTTGGCGTCAATTACGTCAATTACATATGATTGCGAAAATATGAATGTGCTTTCCATCACATATGTGGATCCTGCGGCGCGTGTGCAGTAG
- the brnQ gene encoding branched-chain amino acid transport system II carrier protein, whose translation MSVTTQSVSTDSAPKKRNLTIIESAYVAVMLFGMFFGAGNLIFPVFLGANAGNNSAPAALGFIVTGVGLPLLGVTALAMSRANGLFELSSKASKKYGMFFTCVLYLTIGPFFAIPRCATTSYTVGLERVIPQDGNGQLYLFLFSVVFFALAFFFAMKPSGILTWVGKVLTPIFLVFLAILVFTALFSPISGASSDAAPMGNYVNKSFFTGFLDGYNTMDALASLAFGIVVVSTIRQFGVKDPKDVAVNTARSGFFSCLLMALIYVAIVVVGVRSRALFPPAENGGVTLAQVARYHLGNAGLFVLAATVTLACLKTAVGLIVSCSETFSKLFPKGPSYRVWAVLITLVSFGLANFGLSAIIEYAVPVLMFLYPLSIVLILLALCGRLFGNSKVVYAWTLGFTGVAAVFDFLNSLPSALRDALHMNDMLIVAQNWLPFSEFGMAWVCPAVVGFVVGYVRMVICDNKGMEEVARVAAGPDLEGSVASSDDYSSSSSEFDEPNFGNQS comes from the coding sequence ATGAGCGTCACAACACAAAGTGTCAGCACAGACAGTGCCCCGAAAAAAAGGAACTTGACAATTATTGAATCCGCGTACGTGGCGGTCATGTTGTTTGGCATGTTCTTTGGCGCTGGAAACCTGATTTTCCCAGTATTCCTTGGTGCTAACGCAGGAAACAATTCTGCTCCTGCAGCATTAGGCTTTATTGTTACTGGCGTTGGCTTGCCATTGTTAGGCGTTACTGCTCTTGCAATGAGCCGTGCAAACGGTCTTTTTGAACTTTCAAGCAAAGCTAGCAAAAAATACGGCATGTTCTTTACATGCGTTCTTTATTTAACAATCGGCCCGTTCTTTGCAATTCCGCGCTGTGCAACAACTTCATACACTGTTGGATTGGAGCGAGTTATTCCGCAAGACGGGAACGGTCAATTGTACTTGTTCTTGTTCTCTGTAGTATTCTTTGCGCTCGCGTTCTTCTTTGCTATGAAACCAAGCGGAATACTTACGTGGGTTGGTAAAGTTCTTACGCCAATCTTCCTTGTGTTCCTAGCGATTTTGGTGTTTACCGCACTATTTTCCCCTATAAGCGGTGCTTCTTCAGATGCTGCTCCTATGGGAAATTACGTTAATAAGTCATTCTTTACGGGATTCTTAGATGGTTACAACACAATGGATGCTTTAGCTAGCTTGGCATTTGGAATTGTGGTTGTTAGTACCATTCGCCAGTTTGGTGTAAAAGATCCTAAAGATGTGGCAGTAAATACTGCTCGCTCTGGATTCTTTAGCTGCTTGCTAATGGCTTTGATTTACGTTGCAATTGTTGTTGTTGGTGTGCGTAGCCGCGCGTTATTCCCACCTGCGGAAAATGGTGGTGTAACTTTGGCACAAGTTGCACGCTATCATCTTGGAAATGCTGGCTTATTCGTGCTTGCTGCAACTGTAACGCTTGCCTGCTTAAAGACTGCGGTTGGATTAATCGTAAGTTGCTCGGAAACCTTCTCTAAGTTATTCCCTAAGGGTCCTAGCTACCGTGTTTGGGCTGTATTAATTACGCTTGTTTCGTTTGGTCTTGCAAACTTTGGATTGAGCGCAATTATCGAATACGCGGTTCCAGTATTGATGTTCTTGTATCCACTGTCAATCGTATTGATTCTTTTGGCTTTGTGCGGTCGACTTTTTGGAAATTCCAAAGTCGTGTACGCTTGGACACTTGGTTTTACTGGTGTTGCAGCTGTATTTGACTTTTTGAATAGTTTGCCATCAGCTTTGCGCGACGCATTGCATATGAACGATATGTTGATTGTTGCTCAAAACTGGTTGCCGTTCTCGGAATTTGGAATGGCTTGGGTTTGCCCTGCTGTTGTTGGATTTGTTGTTGGCTATGTTCGCATGGTTATATGTGACAACAAAGGTATGGAAGAAGTGGCTCGTGTAGCTGCTGGTCCAGATCTTGAAGGCAGTGTTGCTAGTAGTGATGACTATTCTTCAAGCAGCTCTGAGTTTGACGAGCCTAATTTTGGCAATCAATCTTAG
- a CDS encoding phenylpyruvate tautomerase MIF-related protein: MPVIHTHVSVSTTPAQRDALKAAYGKAISAVPGKSEHWLMCPFEDNMPIYFAGDNTKPAAYVEVNVFGSSVPGSAWEKLTEQIMAALNRELGIPQDRTYIRYTATTDWGWNGGNF; encoded by the coding sequence ATGCCAGTTATTCACACTCACGTTTCCGTAAGCACTACACCTGCTCAGCGCGATGCCTTAAAAGCAGCGTACGGCAAGGCGATTAGCGCAGTTCCAGGCAAAAGCGAACATTGGCTTATGTGCCCATTTGAAGACAACATGCCAATTTATTTTGCTGGAGATAATACTAAGCCTGCAGCATACGTTGAAGTGAACGTGTTTGGATCCAGCGTACCAGGATCCGCTTGGGAAAAGTTGACAGAGCAGATTATGGCAGCTTTGAATCGCGAGCTTGGAATTCCACAAGATCGCACTTACATTCGCTACACTGCAACAACTGACTGGGGTTGGAACGGCGGCAACTTCTAG
- the argS gene encoding arginine--tRNA ligase encodes MNPESLSELIEKIAKDLVASGKAGSLTEDLIPAAEKLAVMRPKDRAHGDWATNVAMQLAKKAGMKPHDLAELFAERLQEAEGISLVEVAGPGFINITLDSASAAAVVDEVLKQGADFGKNTHLSGKTLNLEFVSANPTGPIHIGGTRWAAVGDSMARVLEANGAKVVREYYFNDHGEQINRFAKSLVAAAHGEETPADGYKGAYINEIADAVIKEANADGVDVLSLPRIDLGKDEEGLPLGEGDSEQREEFRKRAVPMMFAEIRKSMRDFRVGFDVWFHENSLYEDGEVERAIADLRERGDIFEKDGATWFESTKHGDDKDRVIIKSDGNYAYFAADIAYYRNKRHREQNPADVAIYMLGADHHGYIGRMMAMCAAFGDKPGENMQILIGQMVNVMKDGKPVRMSKRAGNVITIDDLVDAIGVDASRYSLARTDYNTSVDIDLDLLASHSNDNPVYYVQYAHARSCNVARNAADAGISADGADLSLLNTEADGEVLAALAQWPAALAQAGDLRAPHRVAHYLEDLAASYHKWYNLERVVPMELSDPENRLPEAEREAVRIAKCPEAARAAARLKLNAAVRTVIASGLDLLGVSAPDKM; translated from the coding sequence ATGAATCCAGAAAGCTTAAGTGAATTAATTGAAAAAATTGCTAAAGATTTAGTAGCAAGCGGTAAAGCTGGCAGTTTAACAGAAGATTTGATTCCTGCTGCCGAAAAACTTGCAGTTATGCGACCAAAAGATCGCGCACACGGCGATTGGGCCACGAACGTTGCTATGCAGCTCGCTAAAAAAGCTGGTATGAAGCCTCACGATTTAGCTGAACTTTTTGCCGAGCGTTTGCAAGAAGCAGAAGGTATTTCGCTCGTAGAAGTTGCAGGCCCTGGCTTTATTAATATAACGCTTGACTCTGCTTCTGCAGCGGCTGTTGTTGACGAAGTCTTAAAGCAGGGTGCTGATTTTGGCAAAAATACTCATTTGAGCGGCAAAACTTTGAATCTTGAGTTTGTTTCCGCGAACCCAACTGGTCCAATCCACATTGGTGGCACGCGCTGGGCTGCAGTTGGTGATTCTATGGCTCGAGTCTTGGAAGCGAACGGCGCAAAAGTTGTGCGCGAATACTACTTCAACGATCATGGTGAGCAAATCAACCGTTTTGCTAAGTCTTTAGTTGCTGCAGCTCATGGCGAAGAAACGCCTGCAGACGGCTATAAAGGCGCGTATATTAACGAAATTGCGGACGCTGTTATAAAAGAAGCGAATGCGGACGGTGTTGACGTTCTTTCTTTGCCTAGAATCGATCTTGGAAAAGATGAAGAAGGTTTGCCACTCGGCGAAGGCGATTCCGAGCAGCGAGAAGAGTTCCGAAAGCGTGCAGTGCCAATGATGTTTGCGGAAATTCGCAAATCAATGCGCGATTTTCGCGTTGGTTTCGACGTGTGGTTCCACGAAAACAGCCTGTACGAGGACGGCGAAGTTGAGCGCGCTATTGCAGACTTGCGTGAGCGCGGAGACATTTTTGAAAAAGATGGCGCAACTTGGTTTGAGTCTACTAAGCATGGCGACGACAAAGATCGCGTAATTATTAAGTCCGACGGCAACTACGCTTACTTTGCTGCAGATATTGCGTACTATCGCAACAAGCGTCACCGCGAGCAGAATCCTGCAGACGTAGCAATCTACATGCTCGGCGCGGATCACCACGGTTATATTGGCCGAATGATGGCAATGTGCGCGGCTTTTGGAGACAAGCCAGGCGAAAACATGCAGATTCTTATTGGTCAGATGGTAAACGTTATGAAGGACGGTAAGCCAGTACGCATGAGCAAGCGTGCTGGAAACGTTATTACGATTGACGATTTAGTTGATGCAATTGGTGTTGACGCTTCGCGTTATTCGCTTGCTCGCACCGACTACAACACAAGCGTTGATATTGATTTGGATTTGCTTGCTTCTCACAGTAACGATAATCCTGTGTACTACGTGCAATACGCTCACGCACGCAGCTGCAATGTGGCTCGAAACGCGGCAGACGCTGGAATTAGTGCAGACGGAGCTGATTTAAGCTTGCTTAATACTGAGGCAGATGGCGAAGTACTTGCTGCTTTGGCTCAATGGCCTGCAGCTCTTGCACAAGCTGGCGATTTGCGCGCTCCGCACAGAGTTGCGCATTATCTTGAGGATTTGGCTGCAAGCTACCACAAGTGGTACAACCTTGAGCGCGTAGTGCCAATGGAGTTGAGCGACCCAGAAAATCGCTTGCCAGAAGCGGAGCGTGAGGCAGTTCGCATCGCAAAATGCCCAGAGGCAGCACGTGCAGCAGCGCGTTTAAAGCTTAATGCTGCTGTGCGCACAGTAATCGCCTCTGGCCTTGATTTGCTTGGAGTTTCTGCTCCAGACAAGATGTGA